Proteins co-encoded in one Gossypium arboreum isolate Shixiya-1 chromosome 11, ASM2569848v2, whole genome shotgun sequence genomic window:
- the LOC108473995 gene encoding kinesin-like protein KIN-7E isoform X3 — protein MGVDGGEEEQMQEPTECQERIFVSVRLRPLSEKEIVRHDVSDWECINDNTIIYRSKLSVSERSMYPTAYTFDNVFGSDCPNRQVYETGAKEVVLSVVSGINSSVFAYGQTSSGKTYTMTGITEYAMADIYDYIQRHKEREFVLKFSAIEIYNESVRDLLSADSTPLRLLDDPERGIVVEKLTEETLRDWNHFKGLLSVCEAQRQIGETSLNEASSRSHQILRVTIESSARECLGNDKSSMLAATVSFVDLAGSERASQSLSAGARLKEGCHINRSLLTLGTVIRKLSKGRNGHIPFRDSKLTRILQSSLGGNARTAIICTMSPARSHVEQSRNTLLFASCAKEVTTNAQVNVVMSDKALVKQLQRELARLENELKSAGTASISFDSAVLLREKDLEIEKLKKQVILLTQQIDYAQSEVEDLRQMVNNGSPADERPVTIWAADPDPQYPKLQVQNSWDYESSIMARHALAVGLRSSPPDRQSYSSEESFLQLPDFKLKIPHHSSSPRLSPKIPNFVAINHRLEENGYHVDENSEAVCKEVRCIDSGRSSNEARLKRESSSLHWKNSSNHLDVAIPSPEKPCLWRQQEEISSHRSLQLTRNRSCKARLMTDLTSKWIERVEKDESTPPIGNEKYFTGRPESIRRKLSALKYDLQNKGLSRNGSQTSATSTSVYKVKAQISINESQSSLTSATDETSNLKHEKKLANQAVQVTEPVLHGKTVTDIGLDPISDYYGSPRTWSSEFTRLQREIIELWHACNVTLVHRTYFLMLFKGDPKDYIYMEVEHRRLSFLNNVISHGNQTVENGRVLTRAARYTLKALRRERHMLSRQMNKRFSKAERKNLFLKWGIGLNTKHRRLQLAHCLWFDSKDMDHITESAAIVAKLVGLTDPEKTFKEMLGLNFTPGKCTNKRSYGLKCSAMSIL, from the exons ATGGGGGTGGATGGTGGAGAGGAGGAGCAAATGCAAGAGCCAACAGAGTGTCAAGAGAGAATTTTTGTTTCAGTTCGACTGCGGCCGCTCAGTGAGAAGGAAATTGTTAGGCATGATGTATCAGACTGGGAATGCATCAATGATAACACTATCATATACAGGAGCAAACTGTCGGTTTCTGAGAGATCCATGTACCCTACCGCTTATACATTTG ACAATGTTTTTGGCTCCGATTGCCCCAATAGGCAAGTTTATGAAACAGGAGCAAAGGAGGTTGTTCTTTCAGTTGTCAGTGGTATAAACT CAAGTGTTTTTGCATATGGGCAAACAAGCAGCGGAAAGACATATACGATGACTGGAATTACTGAGTATGCAATGGCAGATATATATGACTACATACAAAGG CACAAGGAAAGAGAGTTCGTCCTGAAGTTTTCTGCTATTGAGATTTACAATGAATCTGTCAGGGACCTCCTTAGTGCAGATAGCACTCCTCTTAGACTTCTAGATGATCCTGAA AGAGGGATAGTTGTTGAGAAACTCACTGAAGAAACTCTGCGGGACTGGAATCACTTTAAAGGGCTTCTATCTGTGTGTGAAg CTCAAAGACAAATTGGAGAGACTTCTCTGAATGAGGCAAGCTCTAGGTCCCATCAAATTCTGAGAGTG ACAATAGAAAGTTCTGCACGAGAGTGTTTAGGCAATGACAAGTCAAGCATGCTTGCAGCCACTGTG AGTTTTGTTGATCTCGCTGGAAGTGAGCGTGCGTCTCAGTCATTATCAGCTGGTGCAAGGTTGAAAGAAGGTTGCCATATAAATCGCAGTTTATTAACACTTGGAACTGTTATCCGTAAGCTGAG CAAGGGAAGAAATGGGCACATTCCTTTCCGAGATTCAAAGCTGACACGTATTCTTCAGTCTTCACTAGGAGGCAATGCTAGAACTGCTATAATTTGTACCATGAGTCCAGCACGAAGCCATGTTGAACAATCAAGAAACACCCTCTTGTTTGCAAGTTGTGCCAAAGAAGTGACTACCAATGCACAAGTCAACGTGGTCATGTCCGATAAAGCATTAGTGAAGCAATTGCAAAGGGAATTGGCTAGATTAGAGAACGAGTTGAAAAGTGCAGGAACAGCTTCTATTTCCTTCGATTCTGCTGTGCTGCTGAGAGAGAAAGACCTTGAGATTGAAAAG CTAAAGAAACAGGTAATCCTACTGACTCAGCAAATAGACTATGCTCAGTCTGAGGTTGAGGATCTACGGCAAATGGTTAACAATGGAAGTCCTGCAGATGAAAGGCCAGTGACAATATGG GCCGCAGATCCAGATCCTCAGTACCCCAAACTGCAAGTGCAAAATTCATGGGACTATGAAAGTTCAATCATGGCAAGACATGCTTTGGCTGTTGGTCTTAGGTCCAGCCCTCCAGATAGACAAAGCTATAGTTCTGAAGAGAGCTTCCTCCAGCTTCCTGACTTCAAACTGAAAATACCGCATCATAGTTCTTCACCACGGTTGTCACCTAAAATTCCTAATTTTGTTGCAATTAATCATCGCCTGGAGGAGAATGGTTACCATGTCGATGAAAACTCGGAGGCAGTTTGCAAGGAAGTCCGTTGCATTGACTCGGGAAGATCAA GCAATGAAGCTAGATTAAAGCGAGAATCCAGTTCACTGCACTGGAAAAACAGTAGCAACCATCTGGATGTTGCTATTCCATCTCCTGAAAAACCATGCTTATGGCGTCAGCAAGAAGAAATATCTAGCCATAGAAGCTTACAATTAACTAGGAATAGAAGTTGTAAAGCACGTCTCATGACTGATTTGACCTCCAAGTGGATTGAGAGGGTAGAAAAGGATGAGAGCACACCTCCAATAGGAAATGAGAAATATTTCACTGGAAGACCAGAGAGTATCCGGAGGAAACTCTCTGCATTGAAGTATGATCTTCAGAACAAAGGTTTGTCTAGAAATGGGTCGCAAACTTCTGCAACGAGTACTAGTGTGTACAAGGTTAAAGCCCAGATATCAATAAATGAATCTCAAAGTTCTTTGACAAGTGCTACAGATGAAACGTCTAATCTTAAGCATGAGAAGAAACTTGCTAATCAGGCG GTACAGGTGACGGAGCCCGTTTTACATGGAAAGACTGTTACAGACATTGGGTTGGACCCAATTTCAGATTATTATGGGAGCCCTAGAACATGGTCTTCAGAATTTACGAGGCTTCAAAGAGAGATCATTGAACTTTGGCATGCTTGCAATGTGACACTGGTCCACCGGACCTACTTTTTAATGCTATTTAAGGGAGATCCAAAAGATTATATATACATGGAGGTGGAACATCGAAGGCTGTCCTTCCTCAACAATGTAATTTCCCATGGTAATCAAACAGTTGAAAACGGACGAGTCCTTACCCGTGCTGCAAGGTATAC CTTGAAGGCTCTACGTCGAGAAAGGCATATGCTGAGCCGGCAGATGAACAAGAGATTCTCCAAAGCAGAAAGAAAGAATCTCTTTCTCAAATGGGGCATTGGATTGAACACTAAACATAGGAGGCTGCAGTTGGCTCACTGCCTGTGGTTTGACAGTAAAGACATGGATCACATTACTGAGAGCGCTGCCATTGTTGCAAAGCTGGTTGGCCTTACAGACCCGGAGAAGACCTTTAAGGAAATGCTTGGCCTCAACTTTACACCAGGAAAATGTACCAACAAGAGATCCTATGGTTTGAAATGCAGTGCTATGTCTATCTTATAG
- the LOC108473995 gene encoding kinesin-like protein KIN-7H isoform X2, which produces MGVDGGEEEQMQEPTECQERIFVSVRLRPLSEKEIVRHDVSDWECINDNTIIYRSKLSVSERSMYPTAYTFDNVFGSDCPNRQVYETGAKEVVLSVVSGINSSVFAYGQTSSGKTYTMTGITEYAMADIYDYIQRHKEREFVLKFSAIEIYNESVRDLLSADSTPLRLLDDPERGIVVEKLTEETLRDWNHFKGLLSVCEAQRQIGETSLNEASSRSHQILRVTIESSARECLGNDKSSMLAATVSFVDLAGSERASQSLSAGARLKEGCHINRSLLTLGTVIRKLSKGRNGHIPFRDSKLTRILQSSLGGNARTAIICTMSPARSHVEQSRNTLLFASCAKEVTTNAQVNVVMSDKALVKQLQRELARLENELKSAGTASISFDSAVLLREKDLEIEKLKKQVILLTQQIDYAQSEVEDLRQMVNNGSPADERPVTIWAADPDPQYPKLQVQNSWDYESSIMARHALAVGLRSSPPDRQSYSSEESFLQLPDFKLKIPHHSSSPRLSPKIPNFVAINHRLEENGYHVDENSEAVCKEVRCIDSGRSSTNTYSNSNLSVSSQKIYQNYNMSSPRENSAISGLIDVGNEARLKRESSSLHWKNSSNHLDVAIPSPEKPCLWRQQEEISSHRSLQLTRNRSCKARLMTDLTSKWIERVEKDESTPPIGNEKYFTGRPESIRRKLSALKYDLQNKGLSRNGSQTSATSTSVYKVKAQISINESQSSLTSATDETSNLKHEKKLANQAVQVTEPVLHGKTVTDIGLDPISDYYGSPRTWSSEFTRLQREIIELWHACNVTLVHRTYFLMLFKGDPKDYIYMEVEHRRLSFLNNVISHGNQTVENGRVLTRAASLKALRRERHMLSRQMNKRFSKAERKNLFLKWGIGLNTKHRRLQLAHCLWFDSKDMDHITESAAIVAKLVGLTDPEKTFKEMLGLNFTPGKCTNKRSYGLKCSAMSIL; this is translated from the exons ATGGGGGTGGATGGTGGAGAGGAGGAGCAAATGCAAGAGCCAACAGAGTGTCAAGAGAGAATTTTTGTTTCAGTTCGACTGCGGCCGCTCAGTGAGAAGGAAATTGTTAGGCATGATGTATCAGACTGGGAATGCATCAATGATAACACTATCATATACAGGAGCAAACTGTCGGTTTCTGAGAGATCCATGTACCCTACCGCTTATACATTTG ACAATGTTTTTGGCTCCGATTGCCCCAATAGGCAAGTTTATGAAACAGGAGCAAAGGAGGTTGTTCTTTCAGTTGTCAGTGGTATAAACT CAAGTGTTTTTGCATATGGGCAAACAAGCAGCGGAAAGACATATACGATGACTGGAATTACTGAGTATGCAATGGCAGATATATATGACTACATACAAAGG CACAAGGAAAGAGAGTTCGTCCTGAAGTTTTCTGCTATTGAGATTTACAATGAATCTGTCAGGGACCTCCTTAGTGCAGATAGCACTCCTCTTAGACTTCTAGATGATCCTGAA AGAGGGATAGTTGTTGAGAAACTCACTGAAGAAACTCTGCGGGACTGGAATCACTTTAAAGGGCTTCTATCTGTGTGTGAAg CTCAAAGACAAATTGGAGAGACTTCTCTGAATGAGGCAAGCTCTAGGTCCCATCAAATTCTGAGAGTG ACAATAGAAAGTTCTGCACGAGAGTGTTTAGGCAATGACAAGTCAAGCATGCTTGCAGCCACTGTG AGTTTTGTTGATCTCGCTGGAAGTGAGCGTGCGTCTCAGTCATTATCAGCTGGTGCAAGGTTGAAAGAAGGTTGCCATATAAATCGCAGTTTATTAACACTTGGAACTGTTATCCGTAAGCTGAG CAAGGGAAGAAATGGGCACATTCCTTTCCGAGATTCAAAGCTGACACGTATTCTTCAGTCTTCACTAGGAGGCAATGCTAGAACTGCTATAATTTGTACCATGAGTCCAGCACGAAGCCATGTTGAACAATCAAGAAACACCCTCTTGTTTGCAAGTTGTGCCAAAGAAGTGACTACCAATGCACAAGTCAACGTGGTCATGTCCGATAAAGCATTAGTGAAGCAATTGCAAAGGGAATTGGCTAGATTAGAGAACGAGTTGAAAAGTGCAGGAACAGCTTCTATTTCCTTCGATTCTGCTGTGCTGCTGAGAGAGAAAGACCTTGAGATTGAAAAG CTAAAGAAACAGGTAATCCTACTGACTCAGCAAATAGACTATGCTCAGTCTGAGGTTGAGGATCTACGGCAAATGGTTAACAATGGAAGTCCTGCAGATGAAAGGCCAGTGACAATATGG GCCGCAGATCCAGATCCTCAGTACCCCAAACTGCAAGTGCAAAATTCATGGGACTATGAAAGTTCAATCATGGCAAGACATGCTTTGGCTGTTGGTCTTAGGTCCAGCCCTCCAGATAGACAAAGCTATAGTTCTGAAGAGAGCTTCCTCCAGCTTCCTGACTTCAAACTGAAAATACCGCATCATAGTTCTTCACCACGGTTGTCACCTAAAATTCCTAATTTTGTTGCAATTAATCATCGCCTGGAGGAGAATGGTTACCATGTCGATGAAAACTCGGAGGCAGTTTGCAAGGAAGTCCGTTGCATTGACTCGGGAAGATCAAGTACGAATACATATTCAAACTCAAATTTATCGGTATCTAGCCAAAAGATTTATCAAAATTATAATATGTCATCTCCAAGGGAAAACTCAGCTATTTCAGGATTGATTGATGTAGGCAATGAAGCTAGATTAAAGCGAGAATCCAGTTCACTGCACTGGAAAAACAGTAGCAACCATCTGGATGTTGCTATTCCATCTCCTGAAAAACCATGCTTATGGCGTCAGCAAGAAGAAATATCTAGCCATAGAAGCTTACAATTAACTAGGAATAGAAGTTGTAAAGCACGTCTCATGACTGATTTGACCTCCAAGTGGATTGAGAGGGTAGAAAAGGATGAGAGCACACCTCCAATAGGAAATGAGAAATATTTCACTGGAAGACCAGAGAGTATCCGGAGGAAACTCTCTGCATTGAAGTATGATCTTCAGAACAAAGGTTTGTCTAGAAATGGGTCGCAAACTTCTGCAACGAGTACTAGTGTGTACAAGGTTAAAGCCCAGATATCAATAAATGAATCTCAAAGTTCTTTGACAAGTGCTACAGATGAAACGTCTAATCTTAAGCATGAGAAGAAACTTGCTAATCAGGCG GTACAGGTGACGGAGCCCGTTTTACATGGAAAGACTGTTACAGACATTGGGTTGGACCCAATTTCAGATTATTATGGGAGCCCTAGAACATGGTCTTCAGAATTTACGAGGCTTCAAAGAGAGATCATTGAACTTTGGCATGCTTGCAATGTGACACTGGTCCACCGGACCTACTTTTTAATGCTATTTAAGGGAGATCCAAAAGATTATATATACATGGAGGTGGAACATCGAAGGCTGTCCTTCCTCAACAATGTAATTTCCCATGGTAATCAAACAGTTGAAAACGGACGAGTCCTTACCCGTGCTGCAAG CTTGAAGGCTCTACGTCGAGAAAGGCATATGCTGAGCCGGCAGATGAACAAGAGATTCTCCAAAGCAGAAAGAAAGAATCTCTTTCTCAAATGGGGCATTGGATTGAACACTAAACATAGGAGGCTGCAGTTGGCTCACTGCCTGTGGTTTGACAGTAAAGACATGGATCACATTACTGAGAGCGCTGCCATTGTTGCAAAGCTGGTTGGCCTTACAGACCCGGAGAAGACCTTTAAGGAAATGCTTGGCCTCAACTTTACACCAGGAAAATGTACCAACAAGAGATCCTATGGTTTGAAATGCAGTGCTATGTCTATCTTATAG
- the LOC108473995 gene encoding kinesin-like protein KIN-7H isoform X1 codes for MGVDGGEEEQMQEPTECQERIFVSVRLRPLSEKEIVRHDVSDWECINDNTIIYRSKLSVSERSMYPTAYTFDNVFGSDCPNRQVYETGAKEVVLSVVSGINSSVFAYGQTSSGKTYTMTGITEYAMADIYDYIQRHKEREFVLKFSAIEIYNESVRDLLSADSTPLRLLDDPERGIVVEKLTEETLRDWNHFKGLLSVCEAQRQIGETSLNEASSRSHQILRVTIESSARECLGNDKSSMLAATVSFVDLAGSERASQSLSAGARLKEGCHINRSLLTLGTVIRKLSKGRNGHIPFRDSKLTRILQSSLGGNARTAIICTMSPARSHVEQSRNTLLFASCAKEVTTNAQVNVVMSDKALVKQLQRELARLENELKSAGTASISFDSAVLLREKDLEIEKLKKQVILLTQQIDYAQSEVEDLRQMVNNGSPADERPVTIWAADPDPQYPKLQVQNSWDYESSIMARHALAVGLRSSPPDRQSYSSEESFLQLPDFKLKIPHHSSSPRLSPKIPNFVAINHRLEENGYHVDENSEAVCKEVRCIDSGRSSTNTYSNSNLSVSSQKIYQNYNMSSPRENSAISGLIDVGNEARLKRESSSLHWKNSSNHLDVAIPSPEKPCLWRQQEEISSHRSLQLTRNRSCKARLMTDLTSKWIERVEKDESTPPIGNEKYFTGRPESIRRKLSALKYDLQNKGLSRNGSQTSATSTSVYKVKAQISINESQSSLTSATDETSNLKHEKKLANQAVQVTEPVLHGKTVTDIGLDPISDYYGSPRTWSSEFTRLQREIIELWHACNVTLVHRTYFLMLFKGDPKDYIYMEVEHRRLSFLNNVISHGNQTVENGRVLTRAARYTLKALRRERHMLSRQMNKRFSKAERKNLFLKWGIGLNTKHRRLQLAHCLWFDSKDMDHITESAAIVAKLVGLTDPEKTFKEMLGLNFTPGKCTNKRSYGLKCSAMSIL; via the exons ATGGGGGTGGATGGTGGAGAGGAGGAGCAAATGCAAGAGCCAACAGAGTGTCAAGAGAGAATTTTTGTTTCAGTTCGACTGCGGCCGCTCAGTGAGAAGGAAATTGTTAGGCATGATGTATCAGACTGGGAATGCATCAATGATAACACTATCATATACAGGAGCAAACTGTCGGTTTCTGAGAGATCCATGTACCCTACCGCTTATACATTTG ACAATGTTTTTGGCTCCGATTGCCCCAATAGGCAAGTTTATGAAACAGGAGCAAAGGAGGTTGTTCTTTCAGTTGTCAGTGGTATAAACT CAAGTGTTTTTGCATATGGGCAAACAAGCAGCGGAAAGACATATACGATGACTGGAATTACTGAGTATGCAATGGCAGATATATATGACTACATACAAAGG CACAAGGAAAGAGAGTTCGTCCTGAAGTTTTCTGCTATTGAGATTTACAATGAATCTGTCAGGGACCTCCTTAGTGCAGATAGCACTCCTCTTAGACTTCTAGATGATCCTGAA AGAGGGATAGTTGTTGAGAAACTCACTGAAGAAACTCTGCGGGACTGGAATCACTTTAAAGGGCTTCTATCTGTGTGTGAAg CTCAAAGACAAATTGGAGAGACTTCTCTGAATGAGGCAAGCTCTAGGTCCCATCAAATTCTGAGAGTG ACAATAGAAAGTTCTGCACGAGAGTGTTTAGGCAATGACAAGTCAAGCATGCTTGCAGCCACTGTG AGTTTTGTTGATCTCGCTGGAAGTGAGCGTGCGTCTCAGTCATTATCAGCTGGTGCAAGGTTGAAAGAAGGTTGCCATATAAATCGCAGTTTATTAACACTTGGAACTGTTATCCGTAAGCTGAG CAAGGGAAGAAATGGGCACATTCCTTTCCGAGATTCAAAGCTGACACGTATTCTTCAGTCTTCACTAGGAGGCAATGCTAGAACTGCTATAATTTGTACCATGAGTCCAGCACGAAGCCATGTTGAACAATCAAGAAACACCCTCTTGTTTGCAAGTTGTGCCAAAGAAGTGACTACCAATGCACAAGTCAACGTGGTCATGTCCGATAAAGCATTAGTGAAGCAATTGCAAAGGGAATTGGCTAGATTAGAGAACGAGTTGAAAAGTGCAGGAACAGCTTCTATTTCCTTCGATTCTGCTGTGCTGCTGAGAGAGAAAGACCTTGAGATTGAAAAG CTAAAGAAACAGGTAATCCTACTGACTCAGCAAATAGACTATGCTCAGTCTGAGGTTGAGGATCTACGGCAAATGGTTAACAATGGAAGTCCTGCAGATGAAAGGCCAGTGACAATATGG GCCGCAGATCCAGATCCTCAGTACCCCAAACTGCAAGTGCAAAATTCATGGGACTATGAAAGTTCAATCATGGCAAGACATGCTTTGGCTGTTGGTCTTAGGTCCAGCCCTCCAGATAGACAAAGCTATAGTTCTGAAGAGAGCTTCCTCCAGCTTCCTGACTTCAAACTGAAAATACCGCATCATAGTTCTTCACCACGGTTGTCACCTAAAATTCCTAATTTTGTTGCAATTAATCATCGCCTGGAGGAGAATGGTTACCATGTCGATGAAAACTCGGAGGCAGTTTGCAAGGAAGTCCGTTGCATTGACTCGGGAAGATCAAGTACGAATACATATTCAAACTCAAATTTATCGGTATCTAGCCAAAAGATTTATCAAAATTATAATATGTCATCTCCAAGGGAAAACTCAGCTATTTCAGGATTGATTGATGTAGGCAATGAAGCTAGATTAAAGCGAGAATCCAGTTCACTGCACTGGAAAAACAGTAGCAACCATCTGGATGTTGCTATTCCATCTCCTGAAAAACCATGCTTATGGCGTCAGCAAGAAGAAATATCTAGCCATAGAAGCTTACAATTAACTAGGAATAGAAGTTGTAAAGCACGTCTCATGACTGATTTGACCTCCAAGTGGATTGAGAGGGTAGAAAAGGATGAGAGCACACCTCCAATAGGAAATGAGAAATATTTCACTGGAAGACCAGAGAGTATCCGGAGGAAACTCTCTGCATTGAAGTATGATCTTCAGAACAAAGGTTTGTCTAGAAATGGGTCGCAAACTTCTGCAACGAGTACTAGTGTGTACAAGGTTAAAGCCCAGATATCAATAAATGAATCTCAAAGTTCTTTGACAAGTGCTACAGATGAAACGTCTAATCTTAAGCATGAGAAGAAACTTGCTAATCAGGCG GTACAGGTGACGGAGCCCGTTTTACATGGAAAGACTGTTACAGACATTGGGTTGGACCCAATTTCAGATTATTATGGGAGCCCTAGAACATGGTCTTCAGAATTTACGAGGCTTCAAAGAGAGATCATTGAACTTTGGCATGCTTGCAATGTGACACTGGTCCACCGGACCTACTTTTTAATGCTATTTAAGGGAGATCCAAAAGATTATATATACATGGAGGTGGAACATCGAAGGCTGTCCTTCCTCAACAATGTAATTTCCCATGGTAATCAAACAGTTGAAAACGGACGAGTCCTTACCCGTGCTGCAAGGTATAC CTTGAAGGCTCTACGTCGAGAAAGGCATATGCTGAGCCGGCAGATGAACAAGAGATTCTCCAAAGCAGAAAGAAAGAATCTCTTTCTCAAATGGGGCATTGGATTGAACACTAAACATAGGAGGCTGCAGTTGGCTCACTGCCTGTGGTTTGACAGTAAAGACATGGATCACATTACTGAGAGCGCTGCCATTGTTGCAAAGCTGGTTGGCCTTACAGACCCGGAGAAGACCTTTAAGGAAATGCTTGGCCTCAACTTTACACCAGGAAAATGTACCAACAAGAGATCCTATGGTTTGAAATGCAGTGCTATGTCTATCTTATAG